In one window of Longimicrobium sp. DNA:
- a CDS encoding DUF2182 domain-containing protein → MRAGGLAKPAVAWPGAASLVLGAALLAWVVMLRQMSAMDMSAPGGAPSLGDAASFTGQWGVMMAAMMLPGAAPMILLYRTVSRRLSGDGDRVLPAPLFAVVYLLLWLAAGVPVYGGYVVVGWLVGRWPSFHVAWPYAVAAVLTAAGAYQFTAAKRACLRHCESPLDFLMRRWRSGYAATLGLAVRHGAYCIGCCWGLMAILVAAGAMGLPWVAVITLVVLAEKVLPLDGWTARAVGAGLLLLALAVALRPELAGTLRGDGAHGTAHAM, encoded by the coding sequence GTGAGGGCCGGCGGCCTCGCGAAGCCGGCCGTCGCGTGGCCCGGCGCGGCGTCCCTCGTCCTGGGCGCCGCGCTTCTGGCGTGGGTGGTCATGCTCCGCCAGATGTCCGCCATGGATATGTCCGCGCCCGGCGGCGCGCCGTCGCTCGGGGATGCGGCGTCGTTCACCGGGCAGTGGGGAGTGATGATGGCGGCGATGATGCTCCCCGGTGCCGCCCCCATGATCCTGCTGTACCGCACCGTCAGCCGCCGGCTCTCCGGCGACGGCGACCGCGTGCTGCCGGCGCCCCTTTTCGCGGTAGTGTACCTCCTCCTCTGGCTGGCGGCTGGCGTGCCGGTGTACGGAGGCTACGTGGTGGTGGGATGGCTAGTCGGCCGCTGGCCCTCGTTCCACGTCGCATGGCCGTACGCGGTAGCGGCCGTGCTCACCGCCGCCGGGGCCTACCAGTTCACGGCCGCCAAGCGCGCCTGCCTCCGCCACTGCGAATCGCCGCTGGACTTCCTCATGCGGCGCTGGCGAAGCGGCTACGCGGCGACCCTGGGACTCGCGGTGCGCCACGGGGCGTACTGCATCGGCTGCTGCTGGGGGCTGATGGCGATCCTGGTGGCCGCCGGGGCGATGGGTCTCCCGTGGGTGGCGGTCATCACCCTGGTCGTCCTCGCCGAAAAGGTGCTGCCTCTTGACGGGTGGACGGCCCGCGCGGTGGGCGCCGGGCTCCTCCTCCTGGCGCTCGCGGTCGCCCTGCGCCCGGAGCTCGCCGGAACGCTGCGCGGCGATGGGGCGCATGGGACGGCGCACGCGATGTAG
- a CDS encoding Ig-like domain-containing protein, whose product MHRYLLSGVVLLAMACGDGSPTATEEGSKPRQPAQVTAVSGQNQEGTVGAKLASPLVVKVTTGRGEAVAGSAVVWTVTAGGGSLSSYATTTDAEGLAQVEWTVGTIAELNTASATVAGLAPATFTVTPKAGAVVKVEKVSGDAQTGVAGSPLPTQLVVRATDMYGNPVSGATVTWQVTVGSGSVTPATSTTDALGLARTTWSVGGGVNGLSGAATGAPPVTFTAVAPTLVSGLLSTNTTWTLSKSPYRMIGKVQLASGATLTIEPGVTVDGQGNDLEFWGSVRAVGTAESRIHLNGVRLRSEASFEDRSTVLIAYSDVAGGALGIGGGISDLDVSHSLIKGIGAMSVTASSAARRIEDNVFRDGTGVELMSVAPTRFDVYIQRNVFINTGGIRAGFFAGSSLPKAYIRNNSFYDQTTDFAISVSSAAAEATVVENNSFWSTNRVALRTEIGVLGSNRDFRVNAQNNFWNTTDEAVIQSMIYDRNDDPAGAGYVDYQPFLAASHRETPVRGSP is encoded by the coding sequence GTGCACCGCTACCTGCTTTCAGGTGTTGTTTTGCTGGCGATGGCTTGCGGTGACGGTAGTCCGACGGCTACGGAGGAAGGCTCGAAACCTCGGCAGCCGGCGCAGGTCACGGCTGTCTCGGGCCAGAACCAGGAAGGCACCGTCGGAGCCAAGCTCGCGTCTCCTCTCGTTGTAAAGGTGACGACCGGACGCGGGGAGGCAGTGGCGGGGAGCGCAGTCGTGTGGACCGTCACCGCAGGTGGAGGAAGCCTCTCATCGTACGCCACGACCACCGACGCAGAGGGGCTCGCGCAGGTGGAGTGGACCGTGGGCACTATCGCGGAACTAAATACGGCTTCCGCCACTGTCGCCGGCCTTGCGCCTGCAACGTTTACCGTCACGCCGAAGGCTGGTGCGGTGGTCAAGGTGGAAAAGGTCAGCGGCGACGCCCAGACCGGGGTCGCGGGAAGTCCTCTTCCGACGCAGCTCGTGGTTCGGGCCACCGACATGTACGGCAACCCGGTCAGCGGAGCGACGGTCACGTGGCAGGTGACTGTCGGGAGTGGTTCCGTCACTCCCGCAACTTCCACCACCGACGCTCTGGGCCTTGCCCGGACAACCTGGAGTGTCGGCGGGGGAGTGAACGGTCTTTCCGGGGCCGCGACAGGTGCGCCACCGGTTACCTTCACGGCTGTCGCTCCGACCCTGGTCTCTGGCCTCCTCTCGACGAACACGACGTGGACGCTGTCGAAGTCGCCCTACAGAATGATCGGGAAAGTTCAGCTGGCATCGGGTGCAACCCTAACGATCGAGCCGGGTGTCACCGTCGACGGTCAGGGCAACGACCTGGAGTTCTGGGGCAGCGTTCGTGCGGTCGGCACCGCTGAATCGCGCATCCACTTGAATGGGGTCCGCCTGCGTTCGGAGGCATCGTTTGAGGATCGGTCCACGGTCCTGATCGCCTATTCCGACGTGGCCGGCGGTGCGCTCGGCATCGGAGGGGGGATAAGCGATCTGGACGTGAGTCATTCCCTCATTAAGGGGATTGGAGCGATGTCCGTGACTGCCTCGTCAGCGGCGCGCCGGATCGAAGACAACGTCTTCAGAGACGGAACCGGCGTCGAGCTGATGTCCGTTGCCCCGACGCGGTTCGACGTCTACATCCAGCGCAACGTGTTCATCAACACGGGGGGAATCCGCGCGGGATTCTTTGCGGGGAGCTCACTCCCGAAGGCGTATATCCGTAACAACTCTTTCTACGACCAGACGACCGATTTCGCCATCAGCGTGTCCAGTGCGGCGGCCGAGGCGACCGTGGTGGAGAACAACAGCTTCTGGAGCACGAACAGGGTTGCGTTGCGAACAGAGATCGGTGTGCTCGGATCCAACCGGGATTTTAGGGTGAACGCGCAAAACAACTTCTGGAACACGACGGATGAAGCAGTGATCCAGTCCATGATCTACGATCGCAACGACGACCCTGCAGGCGCCGGGTATGTCGACTACCAGCCCTTCCTCGCCGCATCGCATCGCGAAACTCCGGTGCGCGGATCGCCTTGA
- a CDS encoding DUF1326 domain-containing protein, whose protein sequence is MSTPPSPSGTADAIPAWRIGGHVILACNCDYGCPCNFNGLPTTGKCEGNWNWHVEQGSFGEVELSGLSFGVAVNWPGAIHEGRGEALVVIDERADDAQREALLTLVSGRAGGPWKIIGTTIDTVHPPRFAPFEVIVEGFSSSVHAGDLITLEMEPVRNKVTGAETHARAILPEGFVFREADLGASSTFRISGPVSFDHSGRYAAAAPFEYQGP, encoded by the coding sequence ATGTCCACGCCCCCCTCACCCAGCGGCACGGCCGACGCGATCCCCGCCTGGCGGATCGGCGGCCACGTGATCCTCGCGTGCAACTGCGATTACGGCTGCCCGTGCAACTTCAACGGCCTTCCAACCACCGGGAAGTGCGAGGGCAACTGGAACTGGCACGTAGAGCAGGGCAGCTTCGGCGAGGTAGAGCTCTCCGGCCTCTCCTTTGGGGTGGCGGTCAACTGGCCTGGCGCCATCCACGAGGGTCGGGGCGAGGCGCTCGTGGTGATCGACGAGCGGGCCGACGACGCGCAGCGCGAGGCGCTCCTCACCCTCGTTTCCGGACGAGCGGGCGGCCCGTGGAAGATCATCGGCACCACCATCGACACGGTTCATCCCCCGCGGTTCGCGCCGTTCGAGGTCATCGTCGAAGGGTTTTCGAGCAGCGTGCACGCCGGCGATCTCATCACGCTGGAGATGGAGCCGGTGCGCAACAAGGTCACCGGCGCCGAGACGCACGCGCGCGCCATCCTCCCGGAGGGATTCGTCTTCCGCGAGGCGGATCTCGGCGCATCGTCGACGTTCCGCATCTCGGGGCCGGTGAGCTTCGACCACTCCGGGCGCTACGCGGCCGCCGCGCCGTTCGAGTACCAGGGTCCGTGA